A part of Paenibacillus sp. sptzw28 genomic DNA contains:
- a CDS encoding ANTAR domain-containing response regulator encodes MLKALLYIEDGTHAISMHSLQQNCRTLHHAKTVEEAESCISVVDAAVLHIPLDRMADWQSTLAAKRKLPIFWLCTEKTVPKEIEWGFTLDGVLFGSMNSIEMQYALKWGIRVYQQRKRWTEEREQLLQRLEERKWIDQAKAVLCEIKGISESEAYDFLRKQAMNERKRIGDIAASIVKVYQLIHG; translated from the coding sequence ATGTTAAAAGCGCTGCTTTATATAGAAGACGGAACGCACGCGATATCGATGCACAGCCTGCAGCAGAACTGCCGTACGCTGCACCATGCGAAAACGGTGGAGGAAGCGGAAAGCTGCATTAGTGTCGTCGATGCCGCCGTGCTTCACATACCGCTTGATAGGATGGCCGACTGGCAATCCACGTTGGCCGCAAAGCGCAAGCTTCCGATATTCTGGCTGTGCACGGAAAAGACGGTGCCCAAGGAAATCGAGTGGGGCTTTACACTGGACGGCGTCCTGTTCGGCTCCATGAATTCAATAGAAATGCAGTATGCTCTCAAGTGGGGAATACGCGTTTATCAGCAGCGTAAAAGATGGACCGAGGAGCGCGAGCAGCTGCTTCAGCGTCTGGAAGAACGCAAATGGATCGACCAGGCCAAAGCGGTCCTATGTGAGATTAAGGGCATATCCGAATCGGAAGCGTACGATTTCCTGCGGAAGCAGGCGATGAATGAGCGCAAACGGATCGGTGATATTGCCGCTTCTATTGTGAAAGTATACCAACTGATACACGGATAA
- the nirB gene encoding nitrite reductase large subunit NirB, with translation MKKKLVMIGNGMAGVSFVEQLLKLNPHRYDITIIGAEPHPNYNRIMLSSVLAGDANMQDIVLNDWDWYRDNNILLHAGQTAESIDTAKQLVKTDKGITVEYDELVIASGSLPFMLPLPGADKEGVIAFRDIKDCETMIEASKNYRKAVVIGGGLLGLEAARGLVNLNMEVSVVHIFNFLMERQLDPTASKLLQKELESQGMNFLLEKQSDSIIGKKRVAGLKFKDGTHVDADLIVMAVGIKPNVQLAKDCGIEVNRGIVVNDYLQTSIPNIHAVGECAEHRGIAYGLVAPLYEQGAILAKKLAGVESDGYQGSVVSTKLKVSGVNVFSAGRFTDEPGTKALRVQDDLEGVYKKVVFENGKVVGAVLFGDTSDSSRLFSVIRSGEDFSGREKEVLFGPSGGGQTVSTADLVSNMSGDEIVCGCNGVTKDTIIEAITEKGCVSVGEIKACTKASGGCGGCKPLVEAILTTTLGVDNVAAVKEGICGCTAHSRDEVVEAIQRMRLTTTKEVMHVLEWNNPEGCSKCRPALNYYLGMAFPEEHEDELESRFVNERNHANIQKDGTFSVVPRIYGGVTTPEDLKKIATVAEKYKVPLVKITGGQRIDLLGVKKEDLPGMWKDLDMPSGYAYGKALRTVKTCVGSTFCRFGTQDSIKMGIDMEKKFERLNTPHKVKLAVSGCPRNCAEATIKDLGVVAIDGGWEIYVAGNGGTRVRAADLLTKVKTEEEVLEWTGAYLQYYRETANWNERTSEWSLRIGLDTVKKALESKEDRDALNSRIDKTLGLMKDPWQQIVESDDLRKAFDALTAPTSPEAAATGETTGL, from the coding sequence ATGAAGAAGAAATTAGTCATGATCGGGAACGGCATGGCAGGCGTTTCATTCGTAGAGCAGCTGTTGAAGCTTAACCCTCACCGCTATGATATTACTATTATAGGCGCTGAACCTCACCCTAACTATAACCGCATCATGCTCTCGTCCGTACTTGCGGGCGATGCGAATATGCAGGATATCGTCCTTAACGATTGGGACTGGTACCGCGACAACAATATTTTGCTGCACGCCGGTCAAACGGCGGAAAGCATCGATACCGCCAAACAGCTTGTCAAGACCGACAAAGGCATTACGGTCGAGTACGATGAGCTCGTAATTGCCTCCGGATCCTTGCCGTTTATGCTTCCGCTTCCGGGCGCGGACAAAGAAGGCGTCATCGCGTTCCGCGACATTAAAGACTGCGAGACGATGATCGAGGCATCGAAAAACTATCGTAAAGCCGTTGTTATCGGGGGCGGCCTGCTTGGACTGGAAGCGGCGCGCGGCCTTGTTAATTTGAACATGGAAGTGAGCGTCGTCCATATTTTCAACTTCCTGATGGAGCGTCAATTGGACCCGACGGCATCCAAGCTGCTGCAAAAGGAGCTTGAGAGCCAGGGAATGAATTTCCTGCTTGAGAAGCAATCGGATTCCATTATCGGCAAGAAACGCGTCGCCGGCCTTAAATTCAAGGATGGTACGCATGTGGATGCCGATCTGATCGTTATGGCCGTCGGTATCAAGCCGAACGTTCAGCTGGCGAAAGACTGCGGAATTGAAGTGAACCGCGGTATCGTTGTTAACGATTATTTGCAAACAAGCATTCCAAATATACATGCGGTCGGCGAATGCGCAGAGCACCGCGGAATCGCCTACGGCCTGGTTGCCCCGCTGTATGAGCAGGGCGCGATCCTGGCGAAGAAGCTGGCCGGCGTTGAGAGCGATGGCTACCAAGGCTCAGTCGTCTCGACCAAGCTTAAGGTATCGGGCGTAAACGTGTTCTCGGCGGGCCGGTTTACGGATGAGCCGGGCACCAAAGCGCTACGCGTGCAGGACGACCTCGAGGGTGTTTATAAAAAAGTAGTATTCGAGAACGGCAAGGTAGTAGGCGCTGTACTGTTCGGCGATACGAGCGACAGCTCCCGTCTCTTCTCGGTCATCCGCAGCGGTGAGGATTTCTCCGGCCGTGAGAAGGAAGTGCTGTTCGGACCTTCAGGCGGCGGTCAAACCGTAAGCACGGCGGACCTGGTTTCGAACATGAGCGGAGATGAAATCGTCTGCGGCTGTAATGGCGTAACCAAAGACACGATAATCGAAGCAATCACGGAAAAAGGCTGCGTCAGCGTCGGCGAGATCAAAGCCTGCACGAAAGCCTCGGGAGGATGCGGCGGATGTAAACCGCTTGTTGAAGCCATTCTGACTACCACGCTCGGCGTCGATAACGTCGCCGCGGTCAAGGAAGGCATCTGCGGATGTACTGCGCATTCCCGCGACGAAGTGGTCGAAGCCATTCAGCGCATGCGTTTGACGACGACAAAAGAAGTGATGCATGTACTGGAGTGGAACAATCCCGAGGGCTGCTCCAAATGCCGTCCGGCGCTGAATTACTATCTCGGCATGGCCTTCCCGGAAGAGCACGAGGATGAGCTTGAATCCAGATTCGTTAACGAGCGCAATCATGCGAATATTCAGAAGGACGGCACGTTCTCGGTAGTGCCGCGGATCTACGGCGGTGTTACGACGCCTGAGGATCTCAAGAAAATCGCCACGGTTGCCGAAAAATATAAAGTGCCTCTCGTCAAGATTACCGGAGGCCAACGGATTGACCTGCTCGGCGTCAAGAAAGAAGACCTGCCAGGCATGTGGAAAGACCTCGATATGCCGTCGGGCTATGCTTACGGCAAGGCGCTTCGTACGGTCAAGACATGTGTCGGCTCCACTTTCTGCCGCTTCGGAACGCAGGATTCAATCAAGATGGGCATCGATATGGAGAAGAAGTTCGAGCGCCTGAATACGCCGCATAAAGTGAAGCTTGCCGTATCCGGCTGCCCGCGTAACTGTGCGGAAGCGACGATCAAGGATCTCGGCGTTGTCGCTATCGACGGCGGATGGGAAATTTACGTAGCCGGTAATGGCGGTACGCGGGTACGCGCAGCCGACCTGCTTACGAAGGTGAAGACGGAAGAAGAAGTGCTGGAATGGACAGGAGCCTATTTGCAATACTACCGTGAAACGGCCAACTGGAATGAACGGACGAGCGAATGGTCGCTGCGTATCGGTCTCGATACCGTGAAGAAGGCGCTGGAGAGCAAAGAGGATCGGGATGCCCTGAACAGCCGTATCGACAAGACACTTGGACTCATGAAGGATCCGTGGCAGCAAATCGTGGAAAGCGACGATCTTCGCAAAGCATTTGATGCGCTGACGGCACCGACCAGTCCGGAAGCGGCAGCAACCGGCGAAACGACGGGTCTGTAA
- the nirD gene encoding nitrite reductase small subunit NirD, translating into MNEVIVGHISEFPERRGRVFRLGELELALFKLSDGEVKAVENLCPHKNGKLSEGMVCDHHVYCPLHDWKIDLHDGLVQAPDEGCVRTFPITVDASGNVVLTIGAPAETKVS; encoded by the coding sequence ATGAATGAAGTCATTGTCGGTCATATTTCGGAATTCCCGGAACGGCGCGGACGCGTATTTCGATTAGGAGAATTGGAGCTTGCGCTGTTCAAGCTGTCGGACGGCGAAGTTAAAGCGGTAGAGAACCTTTGCCCGCACAAAAATGGTAAACTGTCGGAAGGGATGGTCTGCGATCATCATGTATACTGTCCGCTTCATGATTGGAAGATCGATCTTCATGACGGACTGGTGCAGGCTCCCGATGAGGGCTGCGTGAGGACATTTCCGATCACGGTTGACGCAAGCGGCAATGTGGTACTGACCATTGGCGCCCCGGCCGAGACGAAAGTGTCGTAA
- a CDS encoding uroporphyrinogen-III synthase → MARLEGKIIAVTGPRKADELSRMIAKFGGTAVTRPAQGTVFLDDTQIEAQLKELIDFPADWLVLTTGVGTEALLQTAANLGLSDRFLDALGRMRLAARGYKTVNALRKIGLTPEVRDDDGTTAGLLRALEPYDLKGSRVALQLYGDPAPRLTGALVNRGAHCEELLPYRHIPPEGDVVEKLIDEIVSGEVDAVTLTSTVQVRYVMGCAARMGKLEAVRDAFAGSVLAVAVGKVTAEALQEEGIERVLFPEEERMGSMVVAMSKYFDGGGDGSETDEL, encoded by the coding sequence ATGGCTCGTTTGGAAGGCAAAATCATAGCCGTAACCGGACCGCGCAAAGCGGATGAGCTCAGTCGAATGATTGCCAAGTTCGGAGGCACGGCCGTAACGCGGCCTGCACAAGGAACAGTCTTTCTCGATGATACGCAAATCGAAGCGCAGCTTAAAGAGCTTATCGATTTTCCCGCCGACTGGCTCGTGCTCACAACGGGAGTCGGTACAGAGGCGCTGCTGCAAACAGCGGCAAATCTGGGACTGTCGGATCGGTTTCTGGACGCGCTTGGCCGAATGCGTCTTGCCGCGCGGGGCTACAAGACGGTCAACGCGCTGCGCAAAATCGGCTTGACGCCGGAGGTTCGTGACGACGACGGTACCACAGCCGGTCTGCTGCGGGCGCTTGAGCCGTATGATCTGAAAGGCAGCCGTGTCGCGCTTCAGCTGTATGGCGATCCGGCTCCGCGACTTACAGGCGCACTGGTAAACCGCGGCGCACACTGCGAGGAGCTGCTGCCCTACAGGCATATTCCGCCGGAAGGCGATGTAGTGGAGAAGCTAATCGACGAGATTGTGAGCGGAGAGGTCGATGCCGTGACTCTCACCAGCACAGTGCAGGTCCGATATGTGATGGGCTGCGCTGCTCGTATGGGCAAGCTGGAAGCGGTGCGGGATGCGTTTGCGGGCAGCGTGCTTGCCGTAGCTGTCGGTAAGGTGACCGCGGAAGCGCTCCAGGAGGAAGGTATTGAAAGGGTCTTGTTCCCCGAAGAAGAACGAATGGGCAGCATGGTTGTCGCCATGAGCAAATATTTTGACGGCGGCGGTGACGGTTCGGAAACCGACGAGCTTTAG
- the cobA gene encoding uroporphyrinogen-III C-methyltransferase, which yields MNGKVYLTGAGPGDPKLITVRGLETIRLADVIIYDRLVSEELVKEAQPDTELLYVGKASGHHTMKQDDINALIADRAMRGLTVTRLKGGDPFVFGRGGEEAAHLAERGIEFEIVPGISSCIAAPAYAGIPVTHRKLAASFAVITGHECVDKDSACVDWAWAAGAETLVVLMGLQQLPYITQQLLDNGKAAETPIALIQSGTRDEQQTVIGTLADIIDNPDTSRLSSPVAIVIGPVVTMRDKLEWRKVEAVIA from the coding sequence ATGAACGGTAAAGTTTACTTGACCGGCGCGGGCCCGGGAGATCCGAAGCTCATAACGGTCCGGGGGCTTGAAACGATACGGCTTGCTGATGTTATCATATATGACAGGCTGGTATCCGAAGAACTGGTTAAAGAGGCGCAGCCGGACACAGAGCTTCTCTATGTCGGCAAAGCTTCGGGTCATCACACGATGAAGCAGGATGACATTAATGCGCTGATCGCTGACCGTGCCATGCGCGGTTTAACCGTTACACGTCTCAAAGGCGGCGACCCGTTTGTTTTCGGCCGCGGCGGCGAAGAAGCCGCTCACCTGGCCGAGCGGGGCATTGAGTTTGAAATCGTTCCGGGTATTTCCTCTTGCATCGCAGCGCCGGCCTACGCAGGTATTCCGGTCACGCACCGCAAGCTGGCCGCGTCATTCGCGGTCATAACTGGCCATGAGTGTGTCGATAAAGACAGCGCATGTGTCGATTGGGCATGGGCGGCCGGTGCGGAAACGCTTGTTGTGCTCATGGGCTTGCAGCAGCTCCCTTACATTACGCAGCAGCTGCTTGACAACGGAAAAGCCGCCGAAACGCCGATTGCGCTCATTCAAAGCGGGACTCGCGACGAGCAGCAAACTGTAATCGGCACTCTGGCCGATATAATCGACAATCCCGATACTTCCCGGCTCTCAAGCCCGGTCGCCATCGTCATCGGCCCGGTCGTCACAATGCGAGACAAGCTTGAATGGCGCAAGGTCGAGGCTGTTATTGCATAA
- a CDS encoding DNA alkylation repair protein, with protein sequence MNTTYAGRLEEWLRTHENAAAAEPMSAYMRNQFPFLGIKNPERAALTKQFIKGNGVPSGEELEEVALKLWALPEREFQYTAMQLLEKRLEEAAPSQAKLLEILITTKPWWDTVDLIAGHLVGSLFTRYPELVPAHAHRWIESDNLWLRRSALLFQLGYKGRTDRELLFSFIRRCAGEKDFFIRKAIGWALREYGKTDAEAVRQFVRETELSPLSVREALKRIGSEA encoded by the coding sequence ATGAATACTACGTATGCCGGAAGGCTGGAGGAATGGCTTCGTACCCATGAGAATGCCGCTGCGGCAGAGCCGATGTCAGCTTATATGCGTAATCAGTTTCCGTTTCTGGGCATTAAGAACCCTGAGCGGGCGGCGCTGACGAAGCAATTTATCAAGGGGAACGGCGTACCCTCAGGCGAAGAGTTGGAGGAAGTCGCGCTGAAGCTGTGGGCTCTGCCGGAGCGTGAGTTTCAATACACGGCCATGCAGCTGCTGGAGAAGCGGCTGGAGGAAGCGGCGCCGTCACAAGCCAAGCTGCTCGAAATTCTGATTACGACAAAACCATGGTGGGATACGGTCGATTTGATTGCAGGGCATCTGGTCGGTTCTTTGTTCACCCGATACCCTGAACTGGTCCCGGCTCATGCCCATCGCTGGATCGAGTCGGACAACCTGTGGCTGCGCCGGAGTGCGTTATTGTTTCAGCTCGGGTACAAAGGAAGGACCGATAGGGAGCTGCTATTCTCTTTTATAAGACGCTGTGCAGGAGAGAAAGATTTCTTCATCCGTAAAGCGATCGGGTGGGCGCTGCGTGAATACGGTAAGACAGACGCCGAGGCTGTCAGACAGTTCGTCCGGGAGACTGAATTGTCGCCACTAAGCGTAAGGGAAGCGCTCAAACGAATCGGTTCTGAAGCCTGA
- a CDS encoding S9 family peptidase, whose translation MNHPITIKSGQLLLSGVLQYPVLDHEESRAVKYPLIIICHGFIGNRIGTDRLFVEAADRLISKGYLVLRFDYGGCGESTGDYGSGGLDELIEQTRTVIDYAYNLDLVDPERIILVGHSLGGAVAVLTAARDSRVKSLVLWAPVAHPFMDIRNIIGTKAIEEIETKGKSEYMHYEFTKRFTDSLAKFQPLTELQGYRGDVLVVHGTADTVIPVDYCFLYQKMFWLRKEGGCDKEVILQGDHTFSSKDSREQLFEATLLWVDATRKRREDWSYWTI comes from the coding sequence ATGAATCATCCCATTACCATCAAGAGCGGGCAGCTGCTCTTATCCGGAGTGCTGCAGTACCCGGTATTGGATCATGAAGAAAGCAGGGCGGTTAAATATCCGCTTATCATTATATGCCACGGCTTTATCGGGAACCGGATCGGGACCGACAGACTTTTTGTAGAGGCGGCCGACCGGTTAATCTCCAAAGGATATCTTGTGCTGCGTTTCGATTACGGCGGATGCGGAGAGAGCACCGGCGACTACGGCAGCGGCGGGCTGGATGAGTTGATCGAGCAGACAAGAACGGTCATTGACTACGCGTACAATCTGGATTTGGTCGATCCGGAACGGATCATACTGGTCGGCCACAGCTTGGGTGGGGCGGTAGCGGTTCTAACCGCGGCGCGCGATTCACGCGTGAAGTCGCTGGTCCTCTGGGCGCCGGTTGCGCATCCTTTCATGGACATCCGCAATATTATCGGTACGAAGGCGATCGAGGAAATCGAGACCAAGGGCAAGAGCGAATATATGCATTACGAATTCACGAAGCGGTTTACCGATTCACTGGCCAAGTTCCAGCCGCTTACCGAGCTTCAGGGCTACAGAGGGGATGTGCTTGTCGTGCATGGGACGGCGGACACCGTCATTCCCGTTGATTACTGCTTCCTGTATCAGAAAATGTTTTGGCTGCGCAAGGAAGGCGGCTGCGATAAAGAAGTGATTTTGCAGGGCGACCATACCTTTTCCTCGAAGGATTCCAGAGAACAACTCTTTGAAGCTACGCTCCTGTGGGTGGATGCCACCCGCAAACGCCGCGAGGACTGGAGCTATTGGACGATATGA
- a CDS encoding DUF1836 domain-containing protein translates to MDTFYLTRNQMGALLLSLRGVTEKTPLATLQEAWVKSHKTDVEHGKSLGAFISTSLPPVFEKIIKLKQTNDGFSLADIVALGNQIEYTHFSITSVQNWVKRDFKDLISPPRIGKKYSIDQTAILFIIDDLKATLDFESIRKLLTLVFNDPQHETGDLISPLYLYKAYSSIFEELDQNNDQVLDLSGHESGKRNHDHMLENLIKRRVDEFAGTLEELNVEQRKVVSNTIFIAMVSVQTSYFQSLAKRFLNATLFLQRLN, encoded by the coding sequence ATGGATACATTTTATTTAACAAGAAATCAAATGGGCGCCCTGCTTTTATCATTAAGAGGTGTAACGGAAAAAACACCACTCGCGACGTTACAGGAAGCATGGGTGAAATCGCATAAAACGGATGTCGAACACGGCAAGTCGCTTGGAGCTTTTATCTCCACCTCGCTGCCGCCCGTTTTTGAGAAAATCATCAAATTGAAACAAACCAATGACGGGTTTTCACTTGCGGATATTGTTGCTCTGGGAAATCAAATTGAATACACTCATTTTTCCATCACATCCGTACAAAATTGGGTAAAGAGGGACTTCAAAGACCTGATCAGCCCGCCCAGAATAGGCAAGAAGTATTCCATCGATCAAACGGCCATTTTGTTCATCATTGACGATTTGAAGGCTACCCTCGACTTCGAGTCGATCCGGAAGCTGTTGACGCTCGTTTTCAACGACCCGCAACATGAGACCGGCGATTTGATCAGCCCGCTTTACTTGTATAAAGCGTATTCTTCGATATTTGAGGAACTTGACCAAAACAACGACCAAGTACTCGACCTGTCCGGTCACGAAAGCGGAAAACGGAATCATGATCATATGTTGGAGAATTTGATCAAGCGAAGGGTGGACGAGTTTGCTGGCACACTGGAAGAATTAAATGTCGAGCAGAGGAAGGTGGTCAGCAACACCATTTTCATTGCGATGGTATCGGTGCAGACATCGTATTTTCAGTCTTTGGCGAAACGATTTTTGAATGCTACGTTATTTTTGCAAAGGTTAAATTAA
- a CDS encoding hemolysin family protein, whose translation MIATNLILVALLIIATAFFVATEFAIVKIRSSRIDQLVLENRKNAIAVKKVISNLDGYLSACQLGITITALGLGWLGEPTVEKLLHPVLEPLHLPGEAVSFLSFIIAFLLITYLHVVLGELAPKTVAIQKAEQVALMTARPIIFFYKIMYPFIWLLNGSANYLIRLFGMKPAKEHEEAHSEEELRIILSESYESGKINKSEYGYVKRIFAFDDLLAREIMVPRTDMVCLYLDHSMKENLQIIKDEQYTRFPVVKDNKDHIVGMMNTKQFFLHHDDNPNLKISDLLHPVMTVSESMPVKTLLRKMQQERVQMAVLADEYGGTSGIITIEDILEEIVGEIRDEFDTEENQPIEKVSDNHLIVDGKVSITHVNDLLNSDIDSNTSGTIGGWLYGQNAELKNGSEWRYKNLTFIVKNKENHRIRKIEIIKRDDDIKH comes from the coding sequence ATGATTGCTACTAATTTAATTCTAGTGGCTCTGTTGATTATTGCCACCGCATTTTTCGTAGCGACCGAATTCGCTATCGTAAAGATTCGATCCAGCCGTATCGATCAACTGGTGCTTGAAAATCGCAAAAATGCTATCGCTGTTAAAAAGGTCATCAGCAATTTGGACGGTTATTTGTCGGCGTGCCAGCTCGGCATAACGATCACTGCGCTTGGACTCGGTTGGCTTGGGGAGCCGACTGTCGAAAAGCTGCTGCATCCCGTTCTCGAGCCATTGCATCTCCCGGGAGAGGCTGTATCTTTCCTGTCTTTTATCATTGCCTTCCTGTTAATTACGTATCTGCACGTCGTACTCGGCGAACTTGCGCCGAAAACCGTTGCGATCCAAAAAGCTGAACAGGTCGCTCTAATGACCGCTCGACCCATTATATTTTTCTATAAAATCATGTACCCGTTCATTTGGTTATTGAATGGATCCGCCAATTACCTGATCCGTTTATTCGGGATGAAGCCGGCTAAAGAGCATGAGGAGGCCCACTCGGAGGAAGAGCTGCGAATTATTTTGTCGGAGAGTTACGAAAGCGGAAAAATCAATAAATCCGAATACGGCTATGTGAAGCGGATTTTTGCTTTCGACGATTTGCTGGCCCGGGAAATTATGGTTCCCCGGACCGACATGGTCTGTTTGTACCTGGATCATTCAATGAAAGAAAACCTTCAAATTATTAAAGACGAGCAATACACCCGTTTTCCGGTGGTAAAGGATAACAAGGACCATATCGTTGGAATGATGAATACGAAACAATTTTTTCTGCATCACGACGACAACCCGAATCTCAAAATTTCCGACTTGCTCCATCCGGTAATGACAGTATCGGAGTCAATGCCGGTAAAGACACTTCTGCGCAAAATGCAGCAGGAGCGAGTCCAAATGGCTGTCCTGGCGGACGAGTACGGCGGTACGTCCGGGATCATTACAATCGAAGATATATTGGAAGAGATTGTTGGGGAAATTCGCGATGAATTCGATACCGAAGAGAATCAGCCGATCGAAAAAGTCAGTGACAACCACCTCATCGTCGACGGAAAAGTTTCGATTACGCACGTCAACGACCTGTTAAATTCCGATATAGACAGCAATACCTCGGGCACGATTGGAGGATGGCTGTACGGTCAAAATGCAGAGTTAAAGAATGGAAGCGAGTGGCGATACAAGAATTTGACTTTTATTGTGAAGAATAAAGAAAATCACCGCATCCGAAAAATCGAAATCATAAAGCGGGATGATGATATCAAACATTAA
- the ytvI gene encoding sporulation integral membrane protein YtvI — protein sequence MAAKSLIFFAVCLILLFAIFTIGSPFLLAFLAAILLEPVNSLIMKYARMNRLAASTVTCTIFFLGLLGGFVFLGVKVFAQLRDFWGNIPGFINELNVYINNAITRTELFYQTLDPGTAEQLQTGLSNLASSFVEAAKTGISSVSGIFLGVIKMVPNMFIFFLVFIVALYLFSYHLPRLKSTFLALFEKASRHKMEHVLKSLHRSVLGFIKAQMILSFITYTITLAGLVIMQMEYPLAISLLVVIVDVLPILGVGSVLVPWAVYNFMTDDPYMGVGLLILFIVITIIRRIVEPKVLGHSVGIGSISALVSLYIGFQLIGVIGLFLGPLVVIVFQAMRKADLLKIQIKLE from the coding sequence ATGGCTGCTAAGTCATTAATATTTTTTGCCGTTTGCTTGATCCTGCTTTTCGCTATATTCACTATAGGATCGCCATTTTTACTTGCTTTTCTAGCGGCTATACTATTAGAACCTGTCAACAGTTTGATCATGAAATATGCCCGAATGAATCGTTTAGCCGCTTCAACTGTTACCTGTACGATTTTTTTCCTGGGGTTGTTGGGAGGGTTTGTTTTTCTTGGTGTGAAGGTGTTCGCCCAGCTGCGTGATTTTTGGGGAAACATTCCCGGTTTTATCAATGAGCTGAATGTATATATAAATAACGCAATCACTCGAACGGAGCTGTTTTATCAAACTCTTGATCCAGGAACGGCGGAACAGCTTCAGACCGGTTTAAGTAATTTGGCGTCGAGCTTTGTGGAAGCTGCCAAAACGGGTATTTCATCCGTTTCGGGCATTTTTCTAGGAGTAATTAAAATGGTCCCGAATATGTTTATCTTTTTTTTGGTGTTTATTGTTGCTCTGTATTTATTCAGCTATCATCTCCCTCGCCTGAAGAGCACTTTCCTTGCGCTTTTCGAAAAAGCATCCAGGCACAAAATGGAGCATGTTCTTAAAAGCCTGCATCGTTCGGTGCTCGGATTCATCAAAGCGCAAATGATACTGAGCTTCATTACGTATACTATCACATTGGCTGGTCTGGTGATTATGCAGATGGAGTATCCGCTTGCTATTTCATTGCTCGTCGTTATCGTAGATGTACTCCCCATACTTGGTGTCGGTTCGGTGTTGGTGCCGTGGGCTGTATATAATTTCATGACAGACGATCCCTATATGGGCGTTGGACTGCTAATCCTGTTTATCGTTATTACGATTATTCGCCGCATCGTGGAACCGAAGGTACTTGGCCACTCCGTAGGAATCGGTTCCATTTCTGCACTTGTGAGTTTGTATATCGGATTTCAACTGATCGGTGTGATCGGTCTGTTTTTGGGCCCGCTCGTCGTTATTGTTTTTCAGGCGATGAGAAAAGCAGACCTATTAAAAATCCAGATTAAACTTGAATAA
- a CDS encoding substrate-binding domain-containing protein — MVVSQDRLTGYKKALSEAKLPAREEWIVEGEQLQERGFFVMSNLMSLPERPTALVVYVDLLAFSVLRGLTELGYSVPGDISIVSFNNIPLSELASTPISSIDTGSYKPYLIDAIAGNCGHL, encoded by the coding sequence TTGGTTGTATCACAGGACCGGCTGACCGGTTACAAAAAAGCGCTCTCAGAAGCCAAGCTGCCAGCCCGCGAGGAATGGATCGTCGAGGGCGAGCAGCTGCAGGAGCGCGGATTTTTCGTTATGTCCAATCTTATGAGTCTGCCTGAACGGCCGACCGCGCTGGTCGTATACGTCGACCTTCTCGCTTTCAGCGTTCTGCGCGGGCTTACAGAGCTTGGATACAGCGTTCCGGGCGATATCAGCATCGTAAGCTTCAACAATATACCGTTGTCCGAGCTTGCCTCAACGCCGATCAGCTCGATTGACACCGGTTCCTACAAACCGTATCTAATCGACGCCATCGCCGGCAATTGCGGACATTTATAG